Within the Marasmius oreades isolate 03SP1 chromosome 10, whole genome shotgun sequence genome, the region TCAGCAATGACTCCTTCGACACTGGCTGCTTGGGTAACGACTGAAGGTCAAAAGTACGTGGTTGTCACCCCGTATCTCTATCCTACTTTTACTCATTCACGGGCAATACATCAATCTCAGGCTGTACGACAGCTCGTTAGATACCCTCTCCCACCTGCACATCCTACACAATTACCCTACGAAACTTGCTTTGAATACGACCTTCAAGACTAGTCTCCGCCATGCAATTACCGGAGGGCAAGTTCTAGCTGTGTTAACTCGACGCTTTGATACTCAAACGTTTTTCTTAACCATGAACAGTGGCACAACAGGGAGTTTTGGTGTTCCTGCTGAGAAAGATGAGAAACGATTACCGTTGGATGTTGAAGGACTTGATAGTTATGCTTTAGAACGCTGGGAAGTGCGTATCCATAACCAGCTTACAGCTTGATTCGACTATCTTACTCACCCAAGTTCCTCTCTTTTTCGTTAGACGATCCTGCATTTCATGGTGTCATCTGGAACAGGTCAAAATCCACAACGGCCGTCGCCAGGTGTTCTTTACCTGTTACAGCGAAGTGGACTCATGGGAAACCAACAGTATGAAACGGGTTTTTCTGACCTTCGTGTTATTCGCCTCGTTTACCCTTGGTTTGCAGTGGTTCTCTACAAATCACGTCCGCTGGTTTCCAGTTTCTATTGCACGAATCTCATGCTCAGCTATGGAATTTGCTACTCCAATACCTGCACATGGCTGAGGTACGCGTTTCTCAAATACACACTTGCTCACTCCCTCACTCACCCATTGGTGCTGTTTCGTGAAGTAGGAGCGGCAAATGGACCTCGTTGAAGTCCTCAGCTTTTTGTTCATGCTTTCTACAATGGAGCTAGGTCGCGTACGAGTCTTGGGTTCTTCGCGATGAAACTCGACGTGACATTTTCTTGATTCGTTAGGAGTACTCTACGGAAAACCTGAGTAAAACTCAGAAGGCGATGTTGGAGGATCTTCGTGATTATGGGCTCCTATGGCAACGACGAGTGTGTAACGgcaccttcctctcttcaacCTGAAATTCCCTGAATTATGCATTCCAATTTTCCCAGCCCACTTCCCGGCGGTTCAGTCCAACTCGTTTGGCCACGACGCTCACATCTTCTTCTCCAGACCTACCCTCGAGTACTGGTGCCAGTTCAACCGGTTTCATTGTGTTGGAAACGAACTATCGGGTGTATGCGTATACTGGTCCGTGTTCTTGCGAAACACGCGTTCGTTACTTGGACTATCCTAActcgattttttttttgtataGACAACCCGCTGCAAACCGCAATTCTAAACTTATTCGTTTCCCTCAAATATCGATTCCCTAACCTTGTCGTCGGGTCCATCACCCGTGACAGTGTGAAGAGGGCGTTGAATAATGGGATTTCGGCGGATCAGGTATGGGTCATTCTTGGTGGTCGCTTTGTCATAAGCATCAGGGCTTTTAACGGTCCTTTAGATTATCAGCTACTTGGTTACCCATGCTCACCCTCAGATGCGGAAGAATGTGAGCAATTGGTCTTTCCCATGTCGTTCATTCATCCCTATTCACCCATCCCCTCccccctttttttctttcgtaGAACCCACTTTTACCCGTAACAGTCCAAGATCAAATCCGTCTTTGGGAGCTGGAGAAGAACAGACTCAAGTCGCAAGAGGGCTATCTATACACCTCATTTGCGTCGCAGGCGGATTATGAGTATGTTTTGAATTATGCGAAACAGATGGAATTGGTGCTTTGGGAGAATAATGCGAAGAGAAGTTTCTTTGGAAGTATTGAAGGACATGCGAACATACGGAGCTTTATCGAGCGGAGATCGGCGGGTGGTAGTGGATGATGGGAACGGGTGGGTCAATGTACAAAAGGGGGTTCAGATACTGGATTCGTTTCTGTATCATGTTCTGGAATCAGGATAATATCTATGTCGTATGTGATCTGGTCGTTtacagaaacaaaaaaaaaattgacaTTGCTTATATACATGGAGACTTATTCACGATTTCCTAAACTCATCTACCAATCGACACCAATCCCTACATATCCCGCTAGCTTGTTTCTCACTCAAGAGCTCAGCCCTGCACTCGATGGACATCCCAATCGAATTGGTCGACGGATGGAAATACATTTCGACTTGGCAGTCGTGCTGCAGAAAGTATGAGCTTCAGTCTAGAGATAGAGAGGTTATTCACCTTGATTTCGGGGAAAATAGGTTTATCAAATCGTCCGAACCTGTCGATTCTTGGTGCATAGGGAATCTGCGGTAGGAGCTCAACGACCTAGCCCTGTAGACCTCAAGCGGCAAAGAACACACCTTGACTGGCTGAAATACTCTCGACGACGACCTCCCCTCTGCCGGGTCAGGCAGTCTGAGAACATTCACAGATATATTCGTAAGAGGCTTCCCCGCCTTCCCCACCCACCGCACAATATCCGCCACACGGCTCTGCTCAACGACTGGAGACCGTCTCCCCAGCTCATCCTGTATCTGTTTCGCAATCTCCACAATATTCCCATCCTTAGTATCCACGAGTGTTGGGATGTAATTCACTGTTGGAGCCGCTAGAATATCCACGTCTGGTACAACCCCTGAACGTCCAGCTTGACAAAGAAGGAAAGTCGCTGATTTACATAAAGTCCGTCTGGCCTGAATGATGCTCCAACTTGCTAATAAAATGGACTGAAGGGAAAGATTTCGTGACTTTGCCTTCGACTGGACAGCATCGAGCGACTGTACAAGTCCGGTTCTATTCACGAAGGTGTAAGCCGGGATTTCCTGTGGTGGCTGTCGCAAACAGCCAAGAAAGCCCGAAATCGATAAATCTCTCCTCTTCATATTCAATTCTGGAAAAAGGCGAGCCTCAAATCCGGGACGAAACACACGTTCCCAGTAGCTTTTCTGTTCATCCAGGATCTTCGAATCACGAAGAAACACCTCCATGAAAGGTTCGATATCGCCAACGACAGCTGTACCGTGTTTCCCGGTATAGAAAGACTCGAAGTCTTTCATCACAAGGGGGAGACTCCAGGCATCTATGACCACAAGCTAAGCAAGTACCGATTCCAGGGTAGATGGGATCACTCACCGTACTGTGCATGATGCAAACCCAAGATCAAATAGCTCGAGGTCTCTCCATGAAGTAAGGCCAGTCGCGTTGGTGGCCCGATCGAAAACCCAGACATGGACATCAATGCCCTCGCCTGCTCCCTCACTGCCCCTACTTCATCCTGGGAAGTCAAATCAATCCTCATTTCCGTCCACTCACATTCATACGACGTTCCCTTCAAGACACAAAGCACCATTCTAAACTCTGACTCGCCTGTTTCCCGCATGAACGACCGCAAGATGCCGTGTTTACGAACTACATCCCTCCACGCGTCACGAACACGTCGCGAAACCATGCCCGGATCTTCTTGATTACGCACCGTCCGGAAAACGAAAGCGTTCGCCGCGGCCTGCTCGGTTGACATGTAGTAGATCATTCCGGAGCTAGCAGGAAGTATCTGCTCGATCCGAGCCCCAAGTTCTTCAGGTAACGAACTGCGCACACGTGAAACGATGGCTTCGGGTAATGTAACAGTGACACGTGGATCCTGTCCACCTTGAGGAGGGATCGAAAGAACCGAAACGAGATCATGAACCGTGTTGCTCTGGGCAACTTGGGTCGCAGAGATGACGAGTCCAGCACGCCGAGCAAGCGAAGCGACTTGAATAGCACAAATAGAATCAATACCGATAGAAACAAGGGAGGTCGTTGGTGAGACTGCCTCTGGAGGTAACCCCACGAAATCTACAAGAATCTTCCGCAACTGACGTTGCTTGTCCGTCCACGAACTCATGTCCTCTATATCCTGAACTTTTGTCGTCGGTGTATCGGGTGCGGATTGATTGTTGGCGAGGTTGTCGTTGTTGGCAATTGGGGCATTTGGTGCCTTTACGAGTTGTGTGAACTCGTCGCTCAGTTCGTTCAGCAGCGCAATTAGCCCCTCATGGGTGGCAACGTCGGACGCACAAGATGCAAAGACGCTGAAAGTGTCTACCCCTTCGTGCAACTCGACATTTATAGCATACTGTTAACGCATGAGTTTTATGGGAAGATAATACGTCCAAAGAATTTAGTACCTGAGTTTTACCCTCCTGCATATCTCCTCGTTCCAAAGTCTCCCATatttcatcatcatcagctGAAGGTTCAGAGTACGGTTGATATAAAAACAGCGTATCGAACAGTTTCGGCGTTCCGAGCTGGCGTTGGATCAACCTAAGTGAAGCATGCTGCCATGCGACACCTGAAGTATTCCATTCGTGTATCATTCGTATCAACCGCCTGTTAGTCTCTCCAACGACAAACGTCACCCTGCATGATATGGTGTTCTAGAAAAAACAAACGGAGGGAAGCTTGAACATCTTAAGGACGTCCCAGGATCAATGAACTTACAAAGACAGGACCTATAACACTATCCGCATCAGGAAGTGTTCTTCCTGAAATGACTTGTCCGAATACCACATCGGGCGATCCTACTTTCCTGGCCAAAACCTTCGCCCAAGCAAGCTGCCCTAAGCACTGAGGGTGGACATGGTACCGACGAGCAAAGCGGCGAATGTCATCTGCGGACGGATTCAGAACGATAGATGCCCTCCACGCGTCTTCTGATGATCTTGTCCTACCGACTTCCCGCGGGAAAACACAGGCCTTAACGCCATCTAGTTTCGACGTCCAATATCTCGTCCCTCTTTTTTCTTGAAGTAAGATGGCATCTGCGGTAGGCAGAAACGGGACAGCTGGCCTGGGTACAGGTTTATTATCGCGGTAGTGGTAGTATGCCTGGCGGACTCTACGGAACAGCTTCGGAATCGCTATCCCGTCATAGAGGGCATGATGCAGCACTACGACGACATATTTCGAGACATGAAGGAAGTGTACAGGAGGACGGCTTAATGCATCTTCATCTTTGAAAGACAAAGATGAAATGAAGTCGCTCGTGGtagaggagatggaggaatTGGAATCGAGTGACCGAGATACCCACTTGAAATCGCTGACGGAATGTACGACTTGCGCCCAAAGCCCGACATTGGGTGCAAAGTGGAACGAAGTGCGGAGAATGTCGAGGTCATGGACGGCGTGTTCCCATGCTGCCCGTAAGCGATCCACGTCACAGCCAGGTAGTAACCGGCAAGTGAAGGCGTGAACATATAATTTACCCCCAGAATTTAAAGTCTGTAATATAGACAGTAATAAGAATCAACCGACAAAAAAGCGAAGGAGCAAACCTGTGAAAGCATCCCGGTTTGAAGGGCCGTGCATCCTGACATGGTTAAGATATCATGCTCAGCGAGCTTCACCCTGGACAAGTCCAAATCAGTAGCTAATTGGTCCTTGAGGGAAGCCAACCACTCTTCAGCCTTTCGATGATCATCACCAGACTCATGATCGACAGCAGTAACAGAAACGTCGACGGCACGTTGCGCAATGACTCGAATAATATCACCCTGGATGATATCTACTGCGGAGACTCTGAGCCCCTCTTCGGAAAGCCTTCGCGCCAATGATACTGCTCTGATTGAACTAAGTCCCAAGGAGGTCAAGGATGTGGTCGGATGGACTGTTGATTGATCCACCTGAAGGAACTCGGCGATGACCCTGGTTAAGAGTGCTTCGAGCTTGTGATTCACGACTCGCTGAGGAACATCATCAGAACTTTTCCCATCAGAGCCCGTGGCCGCATCGCTGCTGAACTGAAGTCCATGTCCATGTTCCGACACCAAGCTTTCAACACACTCTTCAAACTTGTGAAGAAACAGATGAACAGCCTCCTGGGACAGTTTGGGTTGCATATAGGACAGTCTTGCTTCAACCGAATCTGCTGAGGGGTTCATCACTATTTCGATATTGAAGTAGAACTTGGAAGATGAATTTAGTAAAGATAATAACAATAGAGGTAGGGGGGCGGTCACCTCAGGGACAGACCGACTTGAAGCGATGTGTTCAACAACCTCTTTCGTTTTAGGGCCATCGTCAAACCGACACGAGAGTAGAACTTCTACGAGATTTCTGACACCAAGCCACATCTGTACCTGTCCTAGAGAGGCGTGTTCGAATTTTGAGCTTTCTCTGACAAACGTCTGCGCTTCTCTGAGCATCTTATTCGGATCGTCAAACGCCAGGCAAGTGGGCACAACAGTGACAAGAGGACAAATGGCATCTCCAACGCTCTCCAAAGGTAGGGACCGACCGGATCTTACGACCTTTGAAAGTTCAACGCTCGATACCAAATAATTGAGAAGAAACGTACACCAAATACAGCCTCCTT harbors:
- a CDS encoding uncharacterized protein (BUSCO:EOG09261QR8; antiSMASH:Cluster_10.3), giving the protein MPATVRQRPQPGQKNPDSSTHALLPFLQVQSATALSRLYQSPSSCLSIFRLLAPVERQIVMNLLWLESAMTPSTLAAWVTTEGQKLYDSSLDTLSHLHILHNYPTKLALNTTFKTSLRHAITGGGTTGSFGVPAEKDEKRLPLDVEGLDSYALERWETILHFMVSSGTGQNPQRPSPGVLYLLQRSGLMGNQHGSLQITSAGFQFLLHESHAQLWNLLLQYLHMAEERQMDLVEVLSFLFMLSTMELGREYSTENLSKTQKAMLEDLRDYGLLWQRRPTSRRFSPTRLATTLTSSSPDLPSSTGASSTGFIVLETNYRVYAYTDNPLQTAILNLFVSLKYRFPNLVVGSITRDSVKRALNNGISADQIISYLVTHAHPQMRKNNPLLPVTVQDQIRLWELEKNRLKSQEGYLYTSFASQADYEYVLNYAKQMELVLWENNAKRSFFGSIEGHANIRSFIERRSAGGSG
- a CDS encoding NRPS protein (antiSMASH:Cluster_10.3), whose translation is MSSLLDDYSFQPLPDLGTGSRHPPEGQECVELSFDTRNVTEPLLRASFSKVILLYLDSTDFVFANGVRPRVPFRSKLPGELEPSASFEAFARDLEDQVWSGSGVDEDELASKWGLKAGRDPFPVVFYWDPSSPEVSTSTPLFLRANPTTGRLFLWYSTTILSQVSADILLRQVYQTCIFVSSVEASSVAVTAPLSLPRSLMSAYEPPYDDSRTVLTLSWLSKNARERPDAIAHEVYITHGLDHPPDTITYKELNERSNKLARWLIRHKKLHVGREDRIAVCRSRDVHFYVAHAGIWKAGGCYVSIDPDLPIERKRYIATDSNALLVITTPEQASIFGDRAVVLDDPGVQSMIEEETDTSDICHAELDKLAYLLYTSGTTGTPKGCLLNHRGLYWAIEAMSVFPAKVTNADTDKRLALASIAFDVHISEITQSWRLGIRLVSGQRYELLADLKGVIKGLGITHLGMVPSMIEATLTGEEEKLKYLVSGGEKMSDSLLKKWANHPRVILANFYGPTEATVGCTSRRVSPNDRKENIGRPFESCHAYVVDPKHDLKLVPRGTPGELLVCGPLIGVGYIGLPEVTKKVFIEYEGKRGYRTGDLVRMMPDGSLEIMGRIDTQIKLRGVRIEAEGISNVLRSAVDAEVDAATMIATHPEISAASSELLVSFVAIHDSSITFQRRRTEVPPVILTDEMKVNVKKMRDKSEKELAVYMRPSYIIPLGWLPLSLNGKVESKVLKTLFREMGMKQLLEIEGSGGGLDKGVEERAATETELRIMDIIRRVTSDDKTGLHHRTNLFECGFDSLKFAALAGELRKEFAIRVDAAGVMEKPVVQDISRLVLNLDQAQERSGKDRRLVDEEMEVTAKSVFAPSDIEVVLPLFPVQGGILFRTIQDPQSYVQHFMYRCMEGVDAQRVKKSWQAVMRRQQILRTVFVSDDTGALIQVVLREGAVDIPWRLMHVQFDEDFEEWFSKEEALSVSTQVNEDLTTPLWAINMYEVDSIGAQSLYMVFSINHALYDGNAMPLLAKEFRAMYLSTSLPEPVPLSAVLSVIPPPDDSRTKQFFLDHFAALKESRISNSSRDVVGEAKAIWRTYQLEGVSLSDVKEKCSRHWHVTLQAFWTVGFAVAGRELFGWSSKEAVFGVVRSGRSLPLESVGDAICPLVTVVPTCLAFDDPNKMLREAQTFVRESSKFEHASLGQVQMWLGVRNLVEVLLSCRFDDGPKTKEVVEHIASSRSVPEFYFNIEIVMNPSADSVEARLSYMQPKLSQEAVHLFLHKFEECVESLVSEHGHGLQFSSDAATGSDGKSSDDVPQRVVNHKLEALLTRVIAEFLQVDQSTVHPTTSLTSLGLSSIRAVSLARRLSEEGLRVSAVDIIQGDIIRVIAQRAVDVSVTAVDHESGDDHRKAEEWLASLKDQLATDLDLSRVKLAEHDILTMSGCTALQTGMLSQTLNSGGKLYVHAFTCRLLPGCDVDRLRAAWEHAVHDLDILRTSFHFAPNVGLWAQVVHSVSDFKWVSRSLDSNSSISSTTSDFISSLSFKDEDALSRPPVHFLHVSKYVVVVLHHALYDGIAIPKLFRRVRQAYYHYRDNKPVPRPAVPFLPTADAILLQEKRGTRYWTSKLDGVKACVFPREVGRTRSSEDAWRASIVLNPSADDIRRFARRYHVHPQCLGQLAWAKVLARKVGSPDVVFGQVISGRTLPDADSVIGPVFNTISCRVTFVVGETNRRLIRMIHEWNTSGVAWQHASLRLIQRQLGTPKLFDTLFLYQPYSEPSADDDEIWETLERGDMQEGKTQYAINVELHEGVDTFSVFASCASDVATHEGLIALLNELSDEFTQLVKAPNAPIANNDNLANNQSAPDTPTTKVQDIEDMSSWTDKQRQLRKILVDFVGLPPEAVSPTTSLVSIGIDSICAIQVASLARRAGLVISATQVAQSNTVHDLVSVLSIPPQGGQDPRVTVTLPEAIVSRVRSSLPEELGARIEQILPASSGMIYYMSTEQAAANAFVFRTVRNQEDPGMVSRRVRDAWRDVVRKHGILRSFMRETGESEFRMVLCVLKGTSYECEWTEMRIDLTSQDEVGAVREQARALMSMSGFSIGPPTRLALLHGETSSYLILGLHHAQYDAWSLPLVMKDFESFYTGKHGTAVVGDIEPFMEVFLRDSKILDEQKSYWERVFRPGFEARLFPELNMKRRDLSISGFLGCLRQPPQEIPAYTFVNRTGLVQSLDAVQSKAKSRNLSLQSILLASWSIIQARRTLCKSATFLLCQAGRSGVVPDVDILAAPTVNYIPTLVDTKDGNIVEIAKQIQDELGRRSPVVEQSRVADIVRWVGKAGKPLTNISVNVLRLPDPAEGRSSSRVFQPVKIPYAPRIDRFGRFDKPIFPEIKHDCQVEMYFHPSTNSIGMSIECRAELLSEKQASGICRDWCRLVDEFRKS